A window from Bufo bufo chromosome 1, aBufBuf1.1, whole genome shotgun sequence encodes these proteins:
- the RPL37A gene encoding 60S ribosomal protein L37a, translated as MAKRTKKVGIVGKYGTRYGASLRKMVKKIEISQHAKYTCSFCGKTKMKRKAVGIWHCGSCMKIVAGGAWTYNTTSAVTVKSAIRRLKELKDQ; from the exons ATG GCCAAACGCACAAAGAAGGTCGGCATTGTGGGTAAATATGGGACCCGTTACGGTGCTTCCCTAAGGAAGATGGTCAAGAAAATTGAAATTAGCCAACATGCTAAGTACACATGCTCCTTCTGCGGCAAG ACCAAGATGAAGAGGAAGGCTGTTGGAATCTGGCACTGTGGTTCCTGCATGAAAATCGTAGCCGGAGGAGCCTGGACCTATAA CACCACCTCTGCTGTCACAGTGAAGTCTGCCATCAGAAGACTGAAGGAGCTGAAAGATCAGTAG
- the MFAP1 gene encoding microfibrillar-associated protein 1, translated as MSSSSALSKQPPIQSTAGAVPVRNEKGEISMEKVKVKRYVSGKRPDYAPMESSDEEDEEFQFIKKGKEQDVELEEQPEESTSDPRLLRLQNRMNEDVEERLARHRKIVEPEVVGESESESEPGEDWHVEREDTSEEEEEEVDDEEIERRRSQMRQKAAERKNEEMEVMEVEDEWKSGAESESESEYEEYTDSEDETEPRLKPVFIRKKDRVTVQEKEAEAIKQKEVEAEAKRMAEERRKYTLKIVEEEAKKEIEENKRSLAALDALNTDDENDEEEYEAWKVRELKRIKRDREERESMEKEKAEIDRMRNMTEEERRAELRANGKIITNKALKGKYKFLQKYYHRGAYFMDEDEDVYKRDFSAPTLEDHFNKTILPKVMQVKNFGRSGRTKYTHLVDQDTTSFDSAWGQESAQNTKFFKQKAAGVRDVFERPSVKKRKTT; from the exons ATGTCGTCCTCCAGCGCTCTCAGCAAGCAGCCTCCGATCCAGTCCACGGCCGGAGCCGTGCCTGTCCGCAATGAGAAAG GTGAAATCTCGATGGAAAAGGTGAAGGTCAAGCGCTATGTTTCCGGTAAAAGGCCAGACTATGCGCCAATGGAATCGTCtgatgaagaggatgaagagTTCCAGTTTATTAAGAAAGGGAAGGAGCAGGATGTAGAACTGGAGGAACAGCCTGAAGAAAGCACCAGTGATCCTCGTCTGCTCCGACTGCAGAATCGTATGAACGAAGATGTGGAGGAGAG ATTGGCCAGACATCGGAAGATTGTGGAGCCTGAGGTGGTGGGTGAAAGCGAGTCAGAGTCTGAACCAGGTGAAGACTGGCATGTGGAGCGGGAAGACACaagcgaggaggaggaagaagaggtggatgatgag GAAATTGAGCGGCGGCGTTCACAGATGCGGCAAAAAGCTGCAGAGAGAAAAAATGAAGAGATGGAAGTGATGGAGGTAGAAGATGAATGGAAATCAGGAGCAGAGTCAGAATCCGAGTCAGAATATGAGGAATACACAGACAGTGAAGATGAAACAGAACCAAGACTGAAACCGGTTTTTATTAGAAA GAAGGACAGAGTAACCGTTCAGGAAAAAGAAGCTGAAGCTATTAAGCAGAAAGAGGTTGAGGCAGAAGCCAAACGTATGGCAGAGGAAAGACGTAAATACACATTGAAG ATTGTAGAAGAAGAGGCAAAGAAAGAGATAGAAGAGAACAAGAGGTCTCTGGCTGCACTGGATGCCCTAAACACAGACGATGAGAATGATGAGGAAGAGTATGAGGCCTGGAAAGTACGAGAACTTAAACGGATCAAGCGTGACCGCGAAGAAAGAGAATc GATGGAGAAGGAGAAGGCCGAGATTGACCGCATGCGTAACATGACGGAGGAGGAGCGCAGAGCAGAGCTTCGTGCCAATGGCAAGATAATAACCAACAAAGCACTGAAAGGGAAATACAAGTTCCTCCAGAAATACTACCACAGAGGAGCTTACTTCATG GATGAAGATGAGGACGTGTACAAAAGAGATTTCAGTGCTCCTACATTGGAGGATCACTTCAACAAAACTATTCTGCCTAAAGTCATGCAG gTCAAAAACTTTGGTCGTTCTGGTCGAACAAAATACACCCACTTGGTTGATCAAGACACAACTTCATTTGACTCTGCTTGGGGACAAGAGAGCgcccagaatacaaagttctttaagCAGAAAGCAGCCGGCGTAAGAGATGTGTTTGAGAGACCATCAGTGAAGAAGAGGAAGACTACTTAA